In Papaver somniferum cultivar HN1 chromosome 1, ASM357369v1, whole genome shotgun sequence, a genomic segment contains:
- the LOC113356288 gene encoding uncharacterized protein LOC113356288, whose product MVDSCLTRSSLWRHVEVLSMKKNMCAISGSSYSDFLMRVGDGNEPSASNDMIKMPYDMVIPWTGEYSVSQLIDATFPNLADNSEDQNYLLNRVLITPLNEHVDKLNDRVVSIFPGEEDTYHSFDSVEDYFQNLYLQEQLNGISPGGLPPHELRLNLGAPDVSAKNGLCNGTRLIMKKFFPNYIDAVILSGNSACKKVFLHRMPMSPPENLEMPFKMIRKKFPVRMYFAFKINKSQGQTIENTGIYLPEHVFSHGQLYVGLSRGVSSNNTKV is encoded by the coding sequence ATGGTTGATTCGTGTCTTACCAGGTCATCTCTCTGGAGACATGTAGAGGTTCTTAGTATGAAGAAGAATATGTGTGCAATAAGCGGTTCGTCTTATTCTGATTTCTTGATGCGAGTTGGTGATGGAAATGAACCTTCTGCGTCAAATGACATGATCAAGATGCCATATGATATGGTGATACCCTGGACTGGTGAATATTCAGTGTCCCAACTGATAGATGCTACCTTTCCCAACTTGGCAGATAATTCTGAGGATCAAAATTACTTGCTTAACCGGGTATTGATCACACCACTGAATGAGCATGTCGATAAGTTAAATGATCGAGTGGTTAGCATATTTCCCGGAGAAGAGGATACGTATCATTCATTTGATTCCGTGGAAGATTATTTCCAAAACCTCTATCTTCAAGAACAATTGAACGGAATATCCCCGGGTGGTTTACCTCCTCATGAGTTGAGACTGAATCTAGGAGCACCCGATGTTAGTGCCAAGAACGGCTTATGCAATGGTACTAGGCTTATCATGAAGAAGTTCTTTCCAAATTATATCGATGCAGTGATCCTCAGTGGAAATTCAGCGTGTAAAAAAGTATTCCTCCATAGGATGCCAATGAGCCCGCCAGAAAATCTTGAGATGCCGTTCAAGATGATTCGCAAGAAATTCCCAGTACGTATGTACTTTGCATTTAAAATCAACAAATCACAAGGACAAACAATTGAAAACACCGGTATTTATCTTCCCGAGCATGTCTTCAGCCATGGACAATTGTATGTTGGGCTTTCAAGGGGTGTTTCCAGTAACAACACAAAGGtgtga